In Primulina huaijiensis isolate GDHJ02 chromosome 16, ASM1229523v2, whole genome shotgun sequence, a single genomic region encodes these proteins:
- the LOC140960992 gene encoding uncharacterized protein, with protein sequence MNEKINFIRKRMKASQNRQASYANKRRRPLEFQVGDQVFLKVSPFRGTMRFGRKGKLAPRYIGPYTIVERIGLLAYRLDLSQSLSTIHDVFHVFMLRKYEPDPSHVLRPEDVELDSSPSYVEYPIQIFNRKDKQLRNKTIPLVMVQWSRHGTEEATWELETKMRQELPHLFEIVTNYSMYSDFPMYYQW encoded by the coding sequence ATGAATGAAAAGATtaattttattagaaaaagaATGAAAGCATCTCAGAATCGTCAAGCTAGCTACGCGAATAAAAGACGCAGACCTttagaatttcaggttggtgatcAAGTTTTCTTGAAAGTGTCACCGTTCCGTGGCACGATGAGATTTGGGCGAAAAGGGAAGTTAGCTCCACGTTATATTGGACCGTATACTATTGTTGAGAGGATCGGCTTATTGGCTTATAGATTGGACTTGTCGCAGAGTTTGTCTACTatacatgatgtgtttcatgtatttatgctgcggaagtatgaGCCGGATCCATCTCATGTTCTGAGACCCGAGGATGTGGAGTTGGACAGTTCTCCTAGCTATGTTGAATATCCCATACAGATTTTTAATCGAAAGGATAAGCAACTTCGAAATAAGACGATTCCACTGGTTATGGTACAGTGGAGTAGACATGGGACTGAAGAGGCTACATGGGAGTTGGAAACTAAAATGCGACAAGAATTGCCTCACTTGTTTGAAATTGTCACAAATTATTCCATGTACTCTGACTTTCCTATGTACTATCAGTGGTAG
- the LOC140960990 gene encoding uncharacterized protein, with protein MQPQQLPYARGSVPGGSSQRPFAHAPSYQQSSYPQVRGNVPQSFTGPQQARVYVLTEDQAREAPGGVIAGTCIIYDHIALVLFDTGASHSFIASDYVDEYELWTTPFHETISVSTPAGRFIPSGQIVLDCVLHLDDNIMITNLIVLPMHDFDCIIGMDTLSSYRANVDCFHGVVRFRSYYGSKWNFYGRGSQTKIPLVSAIEMFRLLSLGHEGYMIYAMDATKKEPKLSDIPVAKEFPDVFPEEIPGFPPQREIDFSIDLMSGTAPISRAP; from the coding sequence ATGCAGCCACAGCAGTTGCCTTATGCCAGAGGTAGTGTTCCAGGTGGCTCATCTCAGAGACCATTTGCTCATGCACCGTCCTATCAGCAGTCTAGTTACCCACAGGTCAGGGGTAATGTGCCACAATCTTTTACGGGTCCCCAACAAGCCCGAGTATATGTTTTGACCGAGGATCAGGCTAGAGAGGCTCCAGGCGGGGTGATCGCAGGTACTTGCATTATTTACGATCATATTGCACTAGTTTTATTTGATACTGGGgcatctcattcattcattGCATCTGATTATGTTGATGAATATGAACTTTGGACTACACCATTTCATGAAACTATATCTGTGTCTACGCCAGCTGGTCGATTTATTCCATCTGGCCAAATTGTATTAGACTGTGTGTTGCATTTAGATGATAACATTATGATCACAAACTTGATTGTATTACCGAtgcatgattttgattgtatcatTGGTATGGACACACTGTCTAGTTATCGAGCCAAtgtagattgttttcatggTGTAGTACGATTTAGGTCATACTATGGTAgcaaatggaatttttatggtcgAGGATCACAGACTAAGATACCGTTAGTCTCAGCGATTGAAATGTTCAGATTATTATCTTTAGGACATGagggatatatgatttatgctaTGGATGCTACAAAGAAAGAACCGAAATTATCTGATATCCCAGTAGCGAAAGAATTCCCCGATGTCTTTCCTGAAGAAATACCAGGCTTTCCACCGCAGAGAGAAATTGATTTTAGCATCGACTTGATGTCGGGTACAGCGCCGATCTCTAGAGCGCCGTAA